A genomic region of Xanthomonas fragariae contains the following coding sequences:
- a CDS encoding OprO/OprP family phosphate-selective porin: MRINPLLLALAITAAPAAANAATSLENWPTKYTFDDGTEVGVFGTFAYDDNNFYNDDRLEDRTDFRRKELGATIKKKGVYDAMVNFDFETKLWLDVFFRVETKALLGQDYGRVRLGYMKVPVGLEAVQSSRVGSFMELGLPVQAVYQGRRTGMEWTLERQEYLLQAGAYGGKDLQGDNPGTTQAVHTVWTPIKAEGEVLHLGIAGSVENPRGFSDGRGVSFSPRVRLRARPEAGLTDVRLIDTGTIVDVDHVVRTGLEAVWIHGPFSLQSEALRAEVARNEGLPHFIAQGQYVYGTWTLTGESRTYTSGLPGNIKPAHDYGAVELTARYSRLNLEDNNVHGGRQHDTTIGANWYLTSHFKFQANYSWVDASRNGVHETPHVMELRAQVQF; the protein is encoded by the coding sequence ATGCGCATCAATCCGCTCCTTCTTGCGTTGGCCATCACCGCCGCGCCCGCTGCCGCCAACGCAGCCACCTCGCTCGAAAACTGGCCAACCAAGTACACCTTCGATGATGGCACCGAAGTTGGCGTGTTCGGCACGTTCGCCTACGACGACAACAACTTCTACAATGATGACCGCCTGGAAGACCGTACCGACTTTCGCCGAAAGGAATTGGGAGCCACCATCAAGAAAAAGGGCGTCTACGACGCCATGGTGAATTTCGACTTCGAAACCAAGCTGTGGCTGGACGTGTTCTTCCGCGTCGAGACCAAGGCGCTGCTGGGCCAGGATTACGGCCGCGTACGTCTGGGCTACATGAAGGTGCCGGTGGGTCTGGAAGCGGTGCAGAGCTCGCGCGTCGGCAGTTTCATGGAACTGGGCCTGCCGGTGCAGGCTGTGTACCAGGGCCGCCGTACCGGCATGGAATGGACCCTGGAACGCCAGGAGTACCTGCTGCAGGCCGGCGCCTACGGCGGCAAGGATCTGCAGGGTGACAATCCGGGCACCACCCAGGCCGTGCATACGGTGTGGACCCCGATCAAGGCCGAAGGCGAGGTGTTGCATCTAGGTATCGCCGGCTCGGTCGAGAACCCGCGCGGCTTCAGTGACGGCCGCGGCGTGTCCTTCAGCCCGCGTGTACGCCTGCGTGCCCGCCCGGAAGCCGGGCTGACCGACGTGCGTTTGATCGACACCGGCACCATTGTCGATGTGGACCACGTAGTCCGCACCGGCCTGGAAGCGGTCTGGATCCACGGCCCGTTCTCGCTGCAGAGCGAAGCACTGCGCGCCGAAGTGGCGCGTAACGAAGGACTGCCGCACTTCATCGCACAGGGCCAGTACGTTTATGGCACCTGGACGCTGACCGGCGAGTCGCGCACCTACACCAGCGGCTTACCGGGCAACATCAAGCCGGCGCACGACTACGGCGCGGTCGAGCTGACCGCCCGCTACAGCCGCCTGAATCTGGAAGACAACAACGTCCATGGTGGCCGTCAGCACGACACCACCATCGGCGCCAATTGGTATCTCACCAGCCACTTCAAGTTCCAGGCCAACTACAGCTGGGTGGATGCCTCGCGCAATGGCGTCCATGAGACCCCGCACGTGATGGAACTGCGTGCGCAGGTGCAGTTCTAG